In the Kwoniella pini CBS 10737 chromosome 7, complete sequence genome, one interval contains:
- a CDS encoding adenylylsulfate kinase, with product MATNITFHPGAVTEDERNSLLSQKGATIWLTGLSASGKSTIATALEQHLLHKKLHAYRLDGDNIRFGLNKDLGFDQASRVENIRRIGEVSLLFSLSSTIAITAFISPYISDRELARSLHEKHSSGIPFIEVYVDAPLDVVESRDPKGLYKKARAGEIKDFTGISAPYEAPAKPEIHIRTDQVDVAGAVEIIVKYLEEKNLIPA from the exons atgGCTACTAATATCACTTTTCACCCTG GAGCCGTaactgaagatgaaagaaattcTTTGTTAAGTCAAAAAGGTGCTACTATCTGGTTAACAGGATTAAGTGCTTCTGGTAAA TCCACTATCGCTACTGCTTTAGAACAACATCTTTTACATAAAAAATTACATGCTTATAGATTAGATGGAGATAATATTAGATTTGGTTTAAACAAA GATCTTGGTTTTGATCAAGCTTCTCGAGTTGAAAAT aTTCGAAGAATTGGAGAAGTTTCTTTACTTttctctttatcttctaCAATAGCTATAACAGCTTTTATTTCACCTTATATTTCTGATAGAGAATTAGCTAGATCATTACATGAAAAACATTCTTCTGGTATTCCTTTTATTGAAGTTTACGTAGACGCTCCTCTTGATGTAGTAGAATCTAGAGATCCAAAAGGTTTGTATAAAAAAGCTAGAGCAGGTGAAAttaaag ATTTCACCGGTATTTCAGCACCATACGAAGCTCCTGCCAAACCTGAGATTCACATTAGAACAGATCAAGTTGACGTAGCTGGTGCCGTAGAGATCATTGTTAAATACCTTGAAGAGAAAAATTTAATCCCTGCTTAA
- a CDS encoding mitochondrial inner membrane protease ATP23 has product MSSDLKNQQEDQTSKEFEKWRISLSNLTGLGLTNEEKERIIMEKDWNKCEKWKKNLITNSPMITFLLDHLKKSGCEFNSTSIQCHPCPETKSGGFSIEHGILLCQNRFFNKKHLEDTLSHELIHAFDHCKFNLNWFNLRHHACSEIRAANLSGDCRWTREVKRGFYSFNKQHQACVKRRAILSVIANPSCESREMAEKAVNEVWESCFKDTRPFDEIY; this is encoded by the exons ATGTCATCcgatttaaaaaatcaacaagaagatcaaacttcaaaagaatttgaaaaatggagaatatctttatcaaatttaacaGGATTAGGATTaacaaatgaagaaaaagaaagaattataATGGAAAAAGATTGGAATAAATGtgaaaaatggaaaaaaaatttaataacTAATA GTCCAATGATTACTTTTTTActtgatcatttaaaaaaaagtGGATgtgaatttaattcaacttcaattcAATGTCATCCATGTCCTGAAACAAAATCAGGtggattttcaattgaacaTGGAATTTTATTATGTCAAAAtagattttttaataaaaaacATTTAGAAGATACTTTATCACATGAATTAATTCATGCTTTTGATCAttgtaaatttaatttaaattggTTTAATTTAAGACATCATGCATGTTctgaa atAAGAGCTGCAAATTTATCAGGAGATTGTAGATGGACAAGAGAAGTTAAAAGAGGATTTTATAGTTTTAATAAACAACATCAA GCATGCGTTAAACGTAGAGCGATATTAAGTGTAATAGCTAATCCATCTTGTGAATCACGTGAAATGGCTGAAAAAGCAGTAAATGAAGTTTGGGAAAGTTGTTTTAAAGATACTAGACCTTTTGATgagatttattaa